One window from the genome of Candidatus Didemnitutus sp. encodes:
- a CDS encoding NAD-dependent epimerase/dehydratase family protein, producing the protein MTDAVFITGASGFIGGKIAERLLAAGREVRVLARRPLPDLEQLGARVVRGDLDDTAALARGMEGAGTVFHVAGRVGVWGPDADFFRVNVEGTRHVIAACRAARVPRLVYTSSPSVVFNGGDLAGVDETAPLCTHAPCAYPTSKAAAERLVSAANDATFATVSLRPHLVWGPGDKNIIPRVLKLARSGRLKIIGPGRNLVDCTHIANVVDAHLLAEHALAHCNLLGYIPSPDSERTHDDCNLIGYNPSAAATARDPRGKAYFVTNGEPIVLWDWINELLRGLGEPPVIKHISLATAYRAAGVLEFLWRVLPLQGEPPTTRFVVKELATDHWFKIDAARRDLGYAPRMTMSAGTAELIAHYRAGNAF; encoded by the coding sequence ATGACCGACGCGGTCTTCATCACCGGTGCGAGCGGCTTCATCGGCGGCAAAATCGCCGAGCGTCTTCTCGCCGCCGGCCGTGAAGTGCGCGTGCTCGCCCGCCGTCCGTTGCCGGACCTCGAGCAACTCGGCGCGCGTGTCGTCCGCGGCGACCTCGACGACACCGCCGCACTCGCACGCGGCATGGAGGGCGCCGGCACGGTTTTCCATGTCGCCGGCCGCGTCGGCGTCTGGGGGCCGGACGCCGATTTTTTCCGCGTCAACGTCGAGGGCACGCGGCACGTGATCGCGGCGTGCCGCGCCGCGCGTGTGCCGCGCCTCGTCTACACGAGTTCGCCGAGCGTCGTCTTCAACGGCGGCGATCTCGCCGGCGTCGACGAGACCGCGCCGCTCTGCACGCACGCGCCGTGCGCCTATCCCACGAGCAAGGCCGCCGCCGAGCGCCTCGTCTCCGCCGCCAACGACGCGACGTTCGCGACCGTCTCGCTCCGCCCGCATCTCGTCTGGGGGCCGGGCGACAAGAACATCATCCCGCGCGTGCTGAAACTCGCCCGCTCCGGCCGCCTGAAGATCATCGGCCCCGGCCGCAATCTCGTCGATTGCACCCACATCGCCAACGTCGTCGACGCCCACCTCCTCGCCGAGCACGCCCTCGCCCATTGTAACCTATTAGGTTACATTCCATCCCCCGACTCCGAGCGGACCCACGACGATTGTAACCTAATAGGTTACAATCCCTCTGCTGCCGCTACGGCGCGCGACCCGCGCGGCAAAGCCTATTTCGTCACCAACGGCGAACCGATCGTGCTCTGGGACTGGATCAACGAGCTCCTCCGCGGACTCGGCGAGCCGCCCGTGATAAAACACATCTCGCTCGCGACCGCCTACCGCGCCGCCGGCGTGCTGGAATTCCTCTGGCGCGTGCTGCCGTTGCAAGGCGAGCCGCCCACGACGCGCTTCGTGGTCAAGGAGCTGGCGACGGACCACTGGTTCAAGATCGACGCCGCGCGCCGCGACCTCGGCTACGCCCCGCGCATGACAATGAGCGCCGGCACGGCGGAGCTCATCGCGCACTACCGCGCGGGGAACGCGTTCTAG
- a CDS encoding RNA methyltransferase — protein sequence MGPFVEKITSLQNPRVKQLVRLRERRARDEAGLFLVEGYREVRRALEKGVKLKELYFAPDWFLGENEPALIEQAQQAGAQLFELSKDSFAKCAYRERPDGLLAVAPQWKRSLDDLPLGTTPFLLVCESIEKPGNLGTILRSADAAGCDALILCDAVTDLFNPNVVRASTGVLFSVPVVVADSATVHAWLKAKGIRTAATTPHTENLYTQTDLRGPLAVVMGSEQYGLSEFWMKGADVLVRIPMAGQADSLNVAMATIITLFEAVRQRDA from the coding sequence GTGGGCCCTTTCGTCGAAAAAATCACCAGCCTCCAGAATCCGCGCGTGAAACAGCTCGTGCGCCTGCGCGAGCGGCGCGCGCGCGACGAAGCGGGTCTGTTTCTCGTCGAGGGCTACCGGGAGGTGCGCCGCGCGCTCGAGAAGGGCGTGAAGCTCAAGGAGCTCTATTTCGCGCCCGACTGGTTTCTGGGCGAAAATGAGCCCGCACTGATCGAACAGGCGCAGCAGGCCGGCGCGCAGCTCTTCGAGTTGTCGAAGGACTCCTTCGCCAAGTGTGCCTATCGCGAACGTCCGGATGGCTTGCTCGCCGTCGCCCCGCAGTGGAAACGCTCGCTCGACGACCTGCCGCTCGGCACCACGCCGTTCCTGCTCGTCTGCGAATCGATCGAGAAGCCCGGCAATCTCGGCACCATCCTGCGCAGCGCCGACGCGGCGGGTTGCGATGCACTCATCCTGTGCGATGCGGTGACCGACCTTTTCAATCCGAACGTCGTGCGCGCCTCCACCGGCGTGCTATTCTCCGTGCCGGTCGTCGTCGCCGACTCCGCGACGGTGCACGCGTGGCTGAAGGCGAAGGGCATTCGCACTGCCGCCACCACGCCGCACACCGAAAATCTCTACACGCAGACCGACCTGCGCGGCCCGCTCGCCGTCGTCATGGGCAGCGAGCAATACGGCCTGAGCGAGTTCTGGATGAAGGGCGCCGATGTGCTCGTGCGCATCCCGATGGCCGGTCAGGCCGACTCGCTCAACGTCGCCATGGCGACCATCATTACACTCTTCGAAGCCGTGCGGCAGCGGGACGCCTAG
- a CDS encoding class I SAM-dependent RNA methyltransferase → MCAVGKKKKFNDHPFPYRTEIELEISTLTNLGVGLGRVEREGGRWVVMVPFTLPGERVKARVYRNHKNFSEADLLEVLTPSPHRIAPRCELFGRCGGCQYQHLTYAEQLVWKRRQVEELLRHMADVEFPVAPVIGSPREFGYRSKITPHFQVRGMRSAERGTPGQPGAGVAGAAGDHVASPALETPIGFLKQGTRFELVDVPACPIATPEINAKLPEVRARTHQRLAAGEFKRDATLLLRHAQEGVITDYDAVIHEVVAPGDCNLLGYKQEVARADAREDCNLIGYKASGAPLRLHFLARDFFQNNPFILPAFTGYVREQARASGARFLVDAYCGSGLFALSCAPAFERVAGVEVSETSVKFARENAAANGIANATFSAGDAATIFAGLDAGFAPADTAVVIDPPRKGCDESFLAQLFTFGPRAVVYVSCDPATQMRDLKSFLAAGYELTAVQPFDLFPQTRHLECVITLRRRAG, encoded by the coding sequence GTGTGTGCCGTGGGCAAAAAGAAGAAGTTCAACGACCATCCCTTCCCGTATCGCACCGAGATCGAGCTGGAGATCTCCACGCTCACCAACCTCGGCGTCGGCCTTGGGCGCGTCGAGCGCGAGGGCGGGCGCTGGGTCGTGATGGTGCCCTTCACCCTGCCGGGCGAGCGCGTGAAGGCCCGCGTCTACCGCAACCATAAGAATTTCTCCGAGGCCGATCTGCTCGAGGTGCTCACGCCGTCGCCGCACCGCATCGCACCGCGCTGCGAGCTCTTCGGTCGCTGCGGCGGCTGCCAATATCAGCATCTGACCTACGCCGAACAGCTGGTTTGGAAGCGCCGACAGGTCGAGGAGCTGCTCCGGCACATGGCGGACGTCGAATTTCCCGTCGCGCCGGTCATCGGTTCGCCGCGCGAGTTCGGCTACCGCTCGAAGATCACGCCGCATTTTCAAGTGCGCGGAATGCGGAGCGCGGAGCGCGGAACGCCGGGTCAGCCCGGTGCCGGTGTGGCAGGAGCGGCCGGCGATCACGTCGCCTCGCCCGCACTCGAGACGCCTATCGGTTTTCTCAAGCAGGGCACGCGCTTCGAGCTCGTTGACGTGCCGGCGTGCCCCATCGCCACGCCCGAGATCAACGCGAAACTCCCCGAAGTCCGCGCGCGCACGCACCAGCGGCTCGCGGCGGGCGAGTTCAAGCGCGACGCCACGCTGCTCCTCCGCCACGCGCAGGAAGGCGTGATCACCGACTACGACGCGGTGATTCACGAAGTTGTCGCCCCGGGAGATTGTAACCTATTAGGTTACAAGCAGGAGGTAGCTAGAGCGGACGCGAGGGAGGATTGTAACCTAATAGGTTACAAGGCCTCGGGGGCGCCGCTGCGGCTGCACTTTCTCGCGCGCGATTTCTTCCAGAACAACCCGTTCATCCTGCCGGCGTTCACCGGCTATGTGCGCGAGCAGGCGCGAGCGAGCGGGGCGCGCTTCCTCGTCGACGCCTACTGCGGCAGCGGACTGTTCGCGCTGAGTTGCGCGCCGGCGTTCGAGCGGGTGGCGGGCGTGGAAGTGAGCGAGACCTCGGTGAAGTTCGCCCGCGAGAACGCTGCGGCCAACGGCATCGCCAACGCGACTTTCTCCGCTGGCGACGCCGCGACGATCTTCGCCGGACTCGACGCGGGCTTCGCACCGGCCGACACCGCCGTGGTGATCGACCCGCCGCGCAAGGGGTGCGACGAATCGTTCCTCGCGCAGCTGTTCACGTTCGGTCCGCGCGCGGTCGTCTACGTCTCGTGCGACCCGGCGACGCAGATGCGCGACCTGAAGAGCTTCCTCGCCGCCGGCTACGAGCTGACGGCGGTGCAGCCATTCGACTTGTTCCCGCAGACACGCCACCTCGAGTGCGTGATCACGCTGCGCCGGCGCGCCGGTTGA